From Leptospira fainei serovar Hurstbridge str. BUT 6, the proteins below share one genomic window:
- a CDS encoding TldD/PmbA family protein encodes MNLEEAAQFVLQEGKRLSVDQFDLIATDSEDTGIEVFKGRIANTETSRSRGVGIRILQNSRPGYSYSERFSEEALARMVRDALDQTEITDPLDLDLPGPQPLPDINLKHFEKSLEDLDFSWMRKFGQSLDEASWAGDSRIENVPHVGVGKSRTESLVANSKGVFVKKESNVIYAGTGVVASEKDSKKMGSFYRSGRDLSKFSANDIAKEAAVRATELLGAEPLKSGMYPIVLSNRISSQIFGMFSSPFFADAVQKGQSRLVDKLGQEVASPILTIRCEPHLPDFPGSRLIDAEGILTSPRSVVENGILSSYLYNLESAKKEGVKPTGHGVRSYSGRAGTSFSNFIIPFGTSTRQELLSSVPHCIFVTKLEGGAGCSAVSGEISIGVQGFYYKNGIPQFPVDRITMNTNFFDLLRKIDGISNEYSDSYSSIKVPDVLVSEINIAG; translated from the coding sequence ATGAATTTAGAAGAAGCCGCTCAGTTTGTGCTCCAAGAAGGAAAACGTCTCAGCGTAGATCAATTTGATTTGATCGCCACCGATTCGGAAGATACCGGGATAGAAGTATTTAAAGGAAGAATTGCAAATACGGAAACATCTCGTTCGAGAGGCGTGGGGATTCGAATTCTCCAAAATTCTCGACCGGGATATTCGTATAGTGAACGATTCAGCGAAGAAGCCTTAGCAAGAATGGTTCGGGATGCCTTAGACCAAACCGAAATTACCGATCCACTCGATTTGGATTTACCCGGTCCGCAACCGCTTCCCGACATTAATCTAAAGCATTTCGAGAAAAGCTTGGAGGATTTGGACTTTTCTTGGATGAGAAAATTTGGTCAGAGTCTGGACGAAGCGTCTTGGGCGGGAGATTCAAGAATCGAGAATGTGCCTCATGTAGGAGTCGGGAAAAGTAGAACGGAAAGTTTGGTGGCAAATTCGAAAGGCGTATTCGTTAAAAAGGAATCCAACGTAATATATGCCGGAACAGGAGTCGTAGCTTCCGAAAAAGACAGCAAGAAAATGGGCAGTTTTTATCGATCAGGCAGGGACCTCTCAAAATTCTCCGCGAATGATATTGCCAAGGAAGCCGCAGTTCGTGCGACCGAATTACTTGGAGCTGAACCTCTCAAAAGCGGAATGTATCCGATCGTTTTGAGCAATCGAATCAGCTCCCAAATCTTCGGTATGTTCTCATCTCCTTTTTTCGCGGATGCCGTTCAAAAAGGCCAATCTAGATTGGTAGACAAGTTAGGGCAGGAAGTCGCTTCTCCCATTCTCACGATTCGGTGTGAACCTCATCTACCGGATTTTCCGGGTTCTAGATTAATCGATGCAGAGGGAATTCTTACTTCTCCTCGATCCGTGGTAGAAAACGGAATACTTTCTTCCTATTTATATAATTTAGAATCGGCAAAGAAAGAGGGAGTCAAACCCACGGGACACGGAGTACGTTCCTATTCGGGAAGGGCCGGAACTTCATTTTCCAATTTTATAATTCCGTTCGGTACAAGCACTCGTCAAGAGCTACTTTCTTCGGTACCTCATTGTATTTTTGTGACTAAGCTGGAAGGCGGCGCCGGTTGCAGCGCGGTTTCAGGGGAAATTTCCATCGGAGTGCAAGGATTCTATTATAAAAACGGGATTCCGCAATTTCCAGTGGATCGAATCACTATGAATACGAATTTCTTCGATCTGCTCCGTAAAATCGACGGGATTTCGAATGAATATTCGGATAGCTATTCTTCCATCAAAGTCCCGGATGTTTTGGTAAGCGAAATCAATATTGCCGGTTAA
- a CDS encoding TldD/PmbA family protein → MDLKKAETLIEAGKNRKADFVEIYEEESRNSSVALRDKKIEQSLAATDYGIGIRLIYGTDVLYAYTSNDEISHLLSLINLLADSRGEANSVGGKFTLSPSSIKAQFPAAFLDPRQVSPSRKLEILQSADRAARQVSSKVVQVGASASDIVTNVLIANSEGLWVEDLRVRSRFSLSVTAEKDGERFVATESPGAIRGFEFFEGLPIQDLAQNAAERALFMLDAGYIEGKKLPVVMGNGFGGVIFHEACGHPLETESIRKNSSPFVGKLGEPIGQSCLTAYDDGTLENYYGSLKVDDEGMPTQKTLLIENGILKAYLSDRVGSMETGSPRTGSGRRESYQYAPVSRMRNTFIAPGKDSFDEMLSSVEYGLYAKRMGGGSVNPATGEFNFAVEEGYVIRNGKVAEPVRGATLIGKGHEILPKISMVGTDLELAAGTCGASSGSIPVTVGQPSLKVDEILVGGR, encoded by the coding sequence ATGGATCTTAAAAAAGCAGAAACACTGATCGAAGCCGGAAAGAATAGAAAGGCAGATTTTGTGGAAATTTACGAGGAAGAATCCCGAAATTCGTCGGTAGCTCTTCGAGATAAGAAAATTGAACAATCTTTAGCGGCAACAGATTACGGAATTGGAATTCGCTTAATATATGGAACGGATGTTCTGTACGCCTACACTAGTAATGACGAAATATCGCATCTTCTTTCTTTAATTAATTTACTCGCGGATTCCCGTGGAGAAGCGAATTCCGTCGGCGGAAAGTTTACCCTTTCTCCTTCGTCAATTAAAGCGCAATTTCCCGCTGCCTTTTTGGACCCTAGACAAGTTTCTCCTTCCAGAAAATTGGAAATATTGCAATCGGCTGATAGGGCGGCTAGACAGGTTTCATCCAAGGTTGTGCAAGTCGGGGCGAGCGCGTCGGATATAGTGACGAACGTTTTGATCGCGAATTCGGAAGGATTATGGGTGGAAGATCTTAGAGTGAGAAGCCGTTTTTCTCTATCCGTAACGGCGGAAAAGGATGGAGAACGTTTTGTCGCGACGGAATCGCCGGGCGCAATCCGGGGATTCGAATTCTTTGAAGGATTACCCATTCAGGATCTGGCGCAAAATGCGGCGGAAAGAGCTTTGTTTATGCTGGATGCAGGGTATATAGAAGGAAAGAAATTGCCGGTTGTTATGGGTAACGGCTTCGGCGGGGTCATCTTCCACGAAGCCTGCGGGCATCCTCTCGAGACCGAATCGATTCGCAAGAATTCGTCCCCGTTCGTAGGAAAATTAGGAGAACCCATCGGACAATCCTGTCTTACCGCCTACGACGACGGAACATTAGAAAATTATTATGGTTCTTTAAAAGTGGACGATGAAGGAATGCCTACTCAAAAGACTCTTTTGATAGAAAACGGAATCTTAAAGGCTTATCTTTCGGATCGAGTCGGATCTATGGAAACTGGATCCCCCCGCACCGGAAGCGGAAGGCGAGAATCCTATCAATACGCACCGGTTTCTAGAATGAGAAATACTTTCATCGCGCCCGGAAAGGATTCCTTTGATGAAATGCTTTCCTCGGTCGAATACGGTCTCTATGCCAAACGTATGGGCGGAGGTTCCGTCAATCCGGCAACCGGGGAGTTTAACTTTGCCGTGGAGGAAGGTTACGTAATTCGTAACGGAAAGGTGGCTGAGCCAGTGAGAGGAGCCACTTTGATCGGAAAAGGCCATGAAATTTTACCTAAGATTTCCATGGTAGGAACGGATTTGGAGCTAGCTGCCGGTACTTGTGGCGCGTCTTCCGGATCGATTCCTGTAACAGTCGGGCAACCGTCTCTCAAAGTGGATGAAATTCTCGTAGGTGGACGTTAA